The following is a genomic window from Salarias fasciatus chromosome 10, fSalaFa1.1, whole genome shotgun sequence.
CGCCGGAGATTCCGCCGCCGTACAGTCCTCCCTCATCGCCGCTGCAGCCGGGCcgcgtggtgcgttcagggcccGTCGCAAGAGTGAGAAAAGTCCCATCTTTTCCAATTAGGAAGAAGAAACAATCAGCCGGTACGAGCTGTGCAGTGTGTGGCTGTGATAAACCGACATGCTGAGGCAGCGCGACAGGAACACACTTCACTACGGAGACATCATGAACTCGGCAAACATCAAAACGCAGGAACGTCATAAAACAAGTCGTAAAACAACCCGTGAATAGAAATGAGCTTTATATTAGAATGGGTTCTGAACAGGCGTGGGCGGGGTTCCGGACGTGCCAGGTTTATTGAAGACGTCTGAAGATGAGCCACAGAATCAAGTCAGTTCAGGACTGCGAGCGGCGAAGCCGTGCTTCGTTATTCACCTGCTGGGTTTGTGGGACGCTGGTCCTGACTGCAGAGCTGTTGATCGCTCTGGGCCATTAATAAATCTCCAGCAGACACCAGCGGCGTCTGAAACGCGGCGTCCAGGCCCTGGTGGTCGTCCAGTGGTACTGCAGGGTGAAACTCAGCCGGTGGGAAAGTCTCCCTTCAGACCTGAGGAATCCGGCTCGGCCGCTCGGCTCAGCCACAGCAGGGACGAAGAGCGCCGGCTCTGTTAGCTTAGCAGCCTGAAGATGGAACCAGTTTGTACGACATGGGAAATGAAGCCTGACTCCCACTCCTTCTCTCCAGGCAGATGCATGCTGGGACGTAAACGCCCTGCGTTTGAACGCTCGGCTCAAAGAATGCACTTCATTTGTTGTCgggtttttaatatttatgacTCGGCTGAAGAGACGTAAAGCTTGCCCTGATCCTGCAGAAAGACCTCTGCGCCTGGCGGGTGTGTCGGACACAGAAAGCCTAAAAATAGACAAAAAGAGGCATAAGTGAGGCATGAGGCTGAAACAGTGGCGCGTTgcgtctgctgctctctgttgaGGAGCTCTCAGCTCCTTATATAACCTGTTATGCAACACCTGCCCGACTCGCCCGTGTCTCTACCTGCAGACAGAGCAGCCAGTGGGTGTGTCCCACGTAATGCTTTCTGATTGCAGTTCATGTcgtgttttgtgattttatttccaCTGAGCGTTCACGAGGCGGCAGAGCtgtcaaacatttcagttcaggctCCACATGCCGCTTCGTTTCATCTGGAGTGAAATAGAGACATGATAACCTTTGAATTTAAACGTTAAAGTTTGTCTTTCTTGTCTCAAAACCAAACAACGACTGCAGAAAATGACTTCGGTcttaaaacaaatgtttagTAACGAGGAGCTAACTTTCTCAGCAGCgtcaccgatatctcagctcagctctcagctcaatcttttctttgaaatgttcacCATTTTCTCAGTGGTTTGGCCGGATTTGAGCCTCTTGCGGttcggttttggcccacgggccctATGTTTGACCCCCCTGCTCTGGAGCTTTCTGACGTTAGCCATCCATCTGCATGATCTGCTCAGACAGAAGCCTCAGAGCGGCAGTGACTGGTCTGCTTTCAGGAATCTGAGCTGAAGGAAGCTGACGTGTGACACGGAATGActtgcaggaggaagaggaggaggaggaggaggaggtggtggaggtggaggaggtggagatcgTCAACGTGGTCCAGCAGAAGCCCCCGCCGGCCATCGAGAAGATCTCCCGGACGGAGGTGAAGACCACGCTGCGGGAGATCCCCGAGCCCACCAAGCTGGACACGCGCTACTTCGGAGAGCTGCTGGCCGACGTCTACAGGAAGAACTGCGACATCCACTCCTGCATCTCCGAGCACGTGTCCAAGATCCGGGGACAGTAAGTCCACCGCCTCCCAGCAGGACGTATGGACAGGGACAAGGAATGATTCAAAGGGTGATGATAATCCCTGGACTTTAAACGGGTTCCTTACCTCTGATTGTTATTGGGATTCTGGAAAAACCTGGATTATTGAGAAacttcaggacacacacacacacacacacacacacacacacacacacacgtagcaCTAccgtcattgtgtgtgtttcctgtgtgtgttgcaggaagCACCTACTGGATCCCAGCATCGACTACAAGGTGAGAAACAAACGGTTtccctttcttttctgttctctgGGGAAGGCTGGATCTGTTCCTGTGAGGCGGCGGCGTCTCGCCCTCATCTCTCTGATTGAGTCCGAGCGGCGGCTTCATGAAAGACGGAACACGTCCAGAGCTTGTTCCCGCTGCAGGTTTAAACAGCAGAATTCAAACCTGCCTCCTGTGTGATCTAGGTGGagaaagaggaggtggaggctcTGCTCCCCAAAGGAGCCACGGAGCTGACCAGACAGCAGATCCGCTACCTGCTGCAGGTCGGTGGCCtcgcacactctcacactctctcgcacactctcacactctcacacactctcacactctcgCACTCtcgcacactctcacactctcacacactctcacacactctcacacactctcactctcacacactctcccactctcacactctcacacactcacactctcacactctcacacactctcacactctcacacactctcacacactctcacacactctcacacactctcacacactctcacactctcacacactctcacactctcacacactctccccGGCCCGCTGCTcactcctgtctcctgtctcctgtctcagACTCGTCTCACTGCGGACAAGAGCATGCGCCTGCTGCTGTCCACCTTCAGCAGCCtgagggaggagctgctccACATGTCGGAGGACCTGAGGGTAAAACTTCCTCTGAAGATGATAAATGTCCCTCCAGTCTGACCACAGCAGGTTTAAACTCCGCTCACACCACTAAGATTTCCAGAAGTCCATCTCCAGCTGcggcgtttcagaaaagttgcgttttccttgtcgtgtaaacggaacCCGTTCCACTGGTGAGCAGGATGGGAGTTATTACCTGAGGCgtcttcagaaatgttttctccGGTAATGACGGTGAGCCGCGGCCTGTCCTCCGCCGTCTGCGGCCGGAGCCCTTGGTGGTTCAGTCCATCGTTAGTCCCGTCGTTATCGTTTCGTACGTTCAGCCGGCATCGCCAGCTCAGCCTCGCTAAAGTCAGACTTCCAGAAGCTTCTCAGCGAAACTTTACAGCTTCAAGATGTTTTCTCAACTATTTTAACAAGGTTTTATAGCAAAGTTTAGAACGTAAATCAATTTTCAAGTTAAATCTGCTAAATCGGAGTtttgctttggttttttttaagtttaaaaccAAGACAAGAAGATCCAGGAATCAGCTTATTAATTGAGTTAGCTCATTGTTCATCCCTGAAAGTATTGATCTGATGAGTGGAGAGTTCAGCGAGCAGAGGACCCGTCCACACAGCGCTCAGGCTGCCAGTGTCACCATGAGTTTGACCTTCATGACCCTGATGAGACACAGTTCCCAGCCTCCTGCCACGGCCAGGTTCTGAACATCctcacacaggtgtgtgtgtgtgtgtgtgagagtcccTTTAACGGCTGTGTTCCAGAGGACCCAGCAGCCTTCAGGCGGCGAGCTGCTTTTTATTGGCAGCTTTACGGCTCCTGCATTCCTACCGAAACGATTTCAACCCGAGGAAGCAGAAGCGTTGCGTTCGACCTGCTCTCCAGTTGTGAAGCGCGGGGTGTGTTTTCCTGCGTGGAGGGCGTCACtgagtgaggtgtgtgtgtgtgtgtgtgtgtgtgtattgacaGCGTCTGGAGAGCGAGAAGGAGGCTCTGGAGAGAGATCTGAGCTTCAAGGCCGACCAGGCCAAACAGTACGACTGCCTCCTGGAGGCCGTGAGGGAGAACAACAGGCAGCTGCAGGTACTGTAtgcccggtgtgtgtgtgtgtgtgtgtgtgtgtgtgtgtgtgtgtgtgagtgtgtgtgcgtgtgtcgaTCAGTGTTTCTAAAGACGGGCCGCCTGCGCAGCTGTCCCTGAAGGAGACGAGCGCCGCCCAGCGCTCTCTGGAGtctcagctcagcagcagcaggagcaacgACTCGGGCCGGGAGTTCAAGATCAAGGAGCTGGAGGGCCGCATGCGAGCGCTGGAGAAGGAGAACGAGATGCTGCGGCAGAAGGTACGCACTCTCCGTCTCGCCTCGCCGGTCGGCGGGAAACCGGAGTAATCTGAGTACTCCGCCGTCTGCTCCGTCAGCTGTCCGGGCAGATGAGCAACTCCACCCTCCACATCAAGACGGAGGAGCTGTCCCGGCAGTACCAGGACCAGCTGGCCGCCATGAGGCAGGAGAAGGACCAGGAGATCCAGCGGCTGAGGGTACCGacgcccctccccccctcccgtcctccaccccacccccccacatcCAGGAGGACTAACCCGGTTTCTGATCCCAGACCCAGATCACCAAGATCACCACGGAGATCACCACGGACCGCTCGTCCTCCGAGAAGAGCCTCCAGCTGAAGATCTCCGAGCTGCTCGCCCTGCTGGAGCAGCGGCAGACCACCATCAGCCGGCAGGAGGaggtgcacgcacacacacacacacacacacacacacacacacacacacacacacacacacacacacacacaggttgtcACCGAAATCTTAACTTTATCTTTGCtgataaagattttttttttttataactctTTATTTTAAGTACATACAGAATGAAACAAGAGGCTCACAGAACAATACAGATTAGGCATGCACAGATGTAAGCAAAATTATTTACAGCAAATAGTAATCAGCTATACAACttgagagaaacaacaaaaattaaaataacaaaaataaataaataaataaagtaaataaagtaaaaaaaaaaaaaaataaagggggggggggttgccaTCAAAAACCAACAGGTATAGGCCAACAACCTTATATGTaagcacacaaaaataaaatgaggtAAAAACCATATATGTGGGCATCTATACATGTAGTCCTTGAAGGACCTCAAACTCACGCCTTACACTGCAGCAGGATGGGTCTTTTTCCAGTCTCACTGAAGCTGTCCCTTTAACAGAGTACATTTGAGATCTGAGGGTAAATACACCAGGACAGGATTCCACATTTTAAGAAATAGGTTTTCGTTGCCCTTAAGGACTGCACTGATTCTTTCATGAGGCATAACACTGAATGCTTCTCTATACCATAATGTCACTGTTGCTGGAGTGTCATGGACCCATTTTAAAAGGACACATTTGCGAGCAAGAAGCAGCAGCTTATCCAACAATTTAAATtgaacagcaggaagtgctagTTCCTTAGAGGGCAATCCTAGTAAAAACAAACCTGGATCTTTCCTTATTACTGTCTTAAAGATCCCACTTAGTTCCTGAGCTATGTTATTCCAAAATTTAGAAATCTTATTACAATCCCAAAAGTAGTGGTAATGAGTCCCGAGGTCAGTTCCACACTTTCCACAAATGGGAGAAAAGGTTTGAGACATTTTATGGAGGGCAGCAGGAGCTATATGGAGCCTATGTAGTATTTTGTATTGGATTTCCACGAGCCTATTACAAGTAAAAGTTGAGTGTAAGGTGCACCGCCTCCCGCCAATCATCTTCAATATGTTGGTTATTAAGGGCGACCTCCCATTTTCTTGAGAATTTACTTGTGTCAGATTTGTCATAAGAATAGAGTACAGAGTAAAAACGGGATATTACATGATTTAAGTTTTCTAATTCAATGATAAATTTCTCTGCATCACTATAGATGGGTGTATCTTCTGCAGGTGTAGCAGGTGAGGTGATGTAATGCCTCAGCTGTAGATAACCAAAAAAGTGTTCATTCATAAGGTTATATTTTTCTCAAATCTGCTCAAAGGACATAAGGTTATTATTTTCAAGAATATCCCCTACTACATGGATCCCTTTGTTATGCCAAAAGTCGAACAGAGAGGGACTCAATCCAGGAGGAAACTCCAGGTTGTTGCGGATGGGAGACAACGTGGATTTTGTGCCCTTTCTGTCCAGATATGCTGTAACCTCCTGCCACACCTTGACAGAGTTCACGGTCAACGGGTTATTTCTAATATCCAGTTTAATTTTGTCAGGTTTGCAGGTCACCAAGCTCCAAAGAGACTCTGAGGAACACGGCCATGACTCCACACACAATTCAGAGTTAAGATGAGAATGTAGACAAGTCCAAATAATGCGAATATGACAGGCCCAGTTGTAAAAAGCAAATTGGGAACTGCAAGACCTCCTCTTTCCTTTGGGAGCTGCAAAGAGCTGAGCCGCTGTCTAGGTCGTTTGCCATGCCAGATAAATTTTGAAAAGGACCTTTCTATGTCATTATTGACTTTTTAGTAATGCACAGAGGCAGCATTTGAAGAGGGTACAGGAGACGAGGAAAGATATTCATTTTTACCAAACTGATGTGACCAATAAGAGAGAGTGGGAGGTCATGCCATCTAATCAGGTCTTGTTTCACACTGGAGAGTACAGGGGCAAAATTAAGGTTCCAAAGTTCCTGTATATTTGGAGAGATTTTTAAACCAAGGTATGTGAAACCGGTGATAGACCACTTAGAAGGAACATTTTCAGATAACTTGGATTTATCAAAGCCACCTAAGGGCATAGCCTCAGATTTGCCATAATTAATTTTGTATCCAGAAATAGAACTAAATTCCTTTAAAATTGTGAGCACAGCTGGGGTGGAAATCTCAGGTGAGGAGAGGAAAATAAGAATGTCATCTGCGTATAACGCAATTTTATGAGTGACACTCCCGACAACCACACCACTAACATCAGTATGGGCTCTGATGGCCTCTGCCAAAGGTTCAAGGGCAACGGCAAAGAGCAAAGGATTCAAAGGGCGTCCCTGACGTGTGGACCTTTCTAGGGGGAAGGGGGCTGAGCAAATGCCATTGGTGATGACAGACGCTGAGGGAGAATGGTAAATTGTTTTGATCCATTTAAGAAAATCTCCTCCTAACCCAAACCGCTCAAGTGTGTCATACAGATAAGACCACTCGACTCTATCAAAGGCCTTTTCAGCATCTAAGGAAATGGCAATTGCTTTATAGTTAAATTGGTTTGTAAACTGGACAATGTTCAACAGTCTTCTTACATTAGTAAATGAATGCCGGCCACAAataaaccctgtttggtcaTTGTTAATAATAGAGGGGAGAAGCAGCTCCAATCTCCTAGCAAGTAATTTAGCAAGAAGTTTATTTTCTACTGGAATAATACTAATAGGCCTATAGGAACTACATAATTCGTACTGTTTGCCCTTTTTCAAGATGAGGGAGATATTAGCTAAATTCAGAGAAGTGGGTAGTTGAGCTTTCTCAAAAGAGTCTCTATACATGTTTGCCAAAGGGCGCACTATGATGTCTCCTAATTTTTTATAAAACTCTGGGCAGAAACCATCAGGCCCGGCTGCTTTGCCCCCCTTCAGAACCTTAATGGTTTCCAAAACCTCTTTTTCTGAGATTTGTCTGATGAGGTCTTCCTTTTGTTCATCTGATACAGATGGTAAATTTATCTTTCCAAAAAATCTTTTTCTGGTTTCCACAGAAGCAAGACCATCTGATGAATACAGGTTTTGGTAGTAAGCTCTCATAATATGATTTATTTCCGAGGATT
Proteins encoded in this region:
- the LOC115395014 gene encoding protein POF1B-like, whose translation is MYRSTARPADTSGRAATFDLCAIAEEEEEEEEEEVVEVEEVEIVNVVQQKPPPAIEKISRTEVKTTLREIPEPTKLDTRYFGELLADVYRKNCDIHSCISEHVSKIRGQKHLLDPSIDYKVEKEEVEALLPKGATELTRQQIRYLLQTRLTADKSMRLLLSTFSSLREELLHMSEDLRRLESEKEALERDLSFKADQAKQYDCLLEAVRENNRQLQLSLKETSAAQRSLESQLSSSRSNDSGREFKIKELEGRMRALEKENEMLRQKLSGQMSNSTLHIKTEELSRQYQDQLAAMRQEKDQEIQRLRTQITKITTEITTDRSSSEKSLQLKISELLALLEQRQTTISRQEEEIRRLMQEKSSDSSKSVTKTVITKRYRNQYPILGLLSDDYQFTSPIKEDKTIVIERTGEMIKQEIILTP